One Verrucomicrobiota bacterium DNA segment encodes these proteins:
- a CDS encoding alpha-E domain-containing protein — protein MLSRVADSLYWMNRYVERAESVARFVDVNLNLMLDSQSGEGQQWQPLVNTTGDHEEFAKRFGQPTEKTVTQFLTFDSENGNSIMSCISSARENARSIREIISSEMWEQLNTFYLMLRDAENYGKWRANPHDFFTAVKHQSHLFCGITDATMTHGEAWHFGRLGRKLERADKTSRMLDVKYFILLRSAADVGSPFDDVQWAAVLRSASAFEMYRKRHGRLSPRGIVEFLLLDHEFPRAIRFCMDTARNSLHAISGTPMGSFRTAPEKLLGQLTSDLAYAQVDDIINSGLHEYLDELQSKINRVDVGVFETFFARKMPATNRRSALEKK, from the coding sequence ATGCTTAGTCGCGTCGCCGATAGTCTATACTGGATGAACCGCTACGTAGAACGCGCGGAAAGCGTGGCGCGGTTCGTGGATGTCAATTTGAACCTGATGCTGGACTCCCAGAGCGGTGAGGGACAGCAATGGCAGCCATTGGTCAACACCACGGGTGACCATGAAGAGTTCGCCAAGCGTTTTGGACAACCCACTGAAAAGACGGTCACTCAGTTTCTCACCTTTGACTCGGAGAATGGCAACTCCATCATGTCCTGCATCAGCAGCGCCCGGGAAAACGCGCGCTCGATCCGGGAAATCATCTCCTCGGAGATGTGGGAACAGCTCAACACGTTTTACCTGATGTTGCGGGACGCCGAAAATTACGGCAAGTGGCGCGCGAACCCGCACGATTTCTTCACGGCGGTGAAGCATCAGAGCCATCTCTTCTGCGGCATCACCGACGCCACCATGACCCATGGTGAGGCGTGGCATTTTGGCCGCCTGGGACGCAAGCTGGAGCGCGCGGATAAAACATCGCGCATGTTGGATGTCAAATATTTCATCCTCCTGCGCTCCGCAGCGGATGTGGGTTCGCCGTTTGACGATGTGCAGTGGGCGGCGGTGCTGCGCTCGGCCAGCGCGTTCGAAATGTATCGCAAGCGCCACGGACGGCTTTCGCCGCGTGGCATCGTGGAGTTTTTGTTGCTGGATCATGAATTTCCACGGGCCATCCGTTTCTGCATGGACACCGCCCGCAACTCGCTGCATGCCATCTCCGGCACCCCCATGGGCAGCTTCCGCACCGCCCCGGAAAAACTGCTGGGGCAACTCACCTCGGATCTGGCGTACGCGCAGGTGGACGACATTATCAATAGTGGCCTGCACGAATATCTGGACGAATTACAAAGCAAAATTAACCGCGTGGACGTGGGGGTGTTTGAAACCTTCTTTGCCCGCAAAATGCCCGCCACCAATCGGCGGTCAGCCTTGGAAAAGAAATAA
- a CDS encoding transglutaminase family protein, translated as MSIHVALHHRSRYSYDRPVSLSPHLIRLRPAPHCRTPILSYSLKLQPQEHFLNWQQDPFSNYQARMVIPEKTTELVVEVDLVAEMAIYNPFDFFVEPAAEAFPFTYEPGLKRELTPFLASAPPGPLMEQYLTTVKPNGQHTVDFLVGLNQRLWSELKYLIRLEPGVQTPEETLASKSGACRDSAWLLVQILRHLGLAARFASGYLIQLKPDVKSLDGPSGAEQDFTDLHAWCEVFLPGAGWIGLDPTSGLLAGEGHIPLACSPEPSSAAAITGAVDECESTFAHEMKVTRIHESPRVTKPYTDDQWRAIESLGHEIDAQLVRNDVRLTMGGEPTFISIDNMDGEEWNFTAVGPEKRKLSGGLMRRLKDRFAPGGLLHYGQGKWYPGESLPRWALSCYWRKDGRPIWQDDRLFALDDKSYGHSATEAQHFIAHLAGVLEVKSDYIMPAYEDAWYYLWRERRLPANVDPLKANLDEPEERERLARIFGQGLGHIVGYALPLQRCEYTDSGWLSGPWFLRREHLFLTPGDSAMGLRLPLDSIPWVAAEDLPYVIPTDPTVKLPPLPSIEEMRARYRQPEAVSHTQAFLRNNSHGREHGNPMLDFATRPPAQQQSAHWIVRTALCVEPREGRLHIFMPPVDNTETYLNLINAIEQTASELQLPVVIEGEKPPHDQRLNLLRVTPDPGVIEVNLHPARSWDELVFNTTTLYEEARQSRLGTEKFMMDGRHVGTGGGNHIILGGQTPIDSPILRRPDLLRSLLGYWQNHPSLSYLFSGLFIGPTSQHPRVDEARHDSLYELEVAFQQVPEHGEVPPWLVDRLFRNLLIDATGNTHRTEFCIDKLYSPESSTGRLGLVELRSYEMPPHARMSLAQHLLLRSLVAWFWREPYTRPLVRWGTQLHDRFMLPHFVAEDFQDITADLQRAGYPLQRAWFDPHFEFRFPHYGTINRRGVSLELRQALEPWHVLGEQGQPGGTVRCVDSSLERLQIKVRGMTDSRHVVACNGRRVPLHPTGTEGEFVAGIRFRAWQPPECLQPNIGVHAPLVFDLVDTWNDRSIGGCTYHVAHPAGRNYVQLPVNAYEAESRRLARFFAMGHTPSTMKLPPGEANKLFPFTLDLRRES; from the coding sequence ATGTCCATTCACGTTGCCCTGCATCACCGTTCGCGTTACAGCTATGACCGTCCGGTATCACTCTCGCCACATCTGATCCGGCTGCGGCCCGCGCCGCATTGCCGCACACCCATCTTGAGCTACTCGCTCAAATTGCAGCCGCAGGAGCACTTCCTGAACTGGCAGCAAGATCCGTTCAGCAATTATCAGGCGCGCATGGTGATCCCGGAGAAAACCACGGAGCTGGTGGTGGAGGTGGACCTGGTCGCCGAAATGGCGATCTATAATCCGTTCGATTTCTTTGTCGAACCGGCGGCCGAGGCGTTTCCATTTACCTATGAGCCCGGTTTAAAGCGGGAGCTAACGCCCTTCCTCGCGTCGGCACCACCAGGCCCGTTGATGGAGCAATACCTGACGACGGTGAAACCCAACGGGCAGCATACTGTGGACTTCCTGGTCGGCCTAAATCAGCGCCTGTGGAGCGAGTTGAAATACCTGATTCGACTCGAACCCGGCGTGCAAACGCCGGAGGAAACGCTGGCCTCGAAATCAGGCGCTTGCCGCGACTCCGCCTGGCTGCTGGTGCAGATTCTGCGCCATCTTGGGCTGGCCGCGCGGTTTGCCTCCGGTTACCTGATCCAGTTGAAACCGGATGTTAAATCGCTGGATGGTCCTTCCGGCGCCGAGCAGGACTTCACCGACCTGCATGCCTGGTGCGAAGTGTTTCTGCCCGGTGCCGGCTGGATCGGGCTGGACCCCACCTCTGGATTGCTGGCGGGTGAAGGCCACATTCCGCTGGCGTGCTCGCCGGAGCCCTCCAGCGCTGCCGCCATCACGGGGGCGGTGGATGAGTGCGAGTCCACCTTTGCGCATGAGATGAAAGTCACCCGCATTCATGAGTCCCCGCGGGTGACCAAGCCTTATACGGATGATCAATGGCGCGCGATCGAGTCGTTAGGACATGAAATTGACGCACAGTTGGTCCGCAATGATGTCCGGCTGACCATGGGGGGAGAGCCCACCTTCATTTCAATTGATAACATGGATGGGGAGGAATGGAACTTTACCGCCGTAGGCCCGGAAAAGCGGAAACTCTCCGGCGGACTGATGCGTCGTTTGAAAGATCGCTTTGCGCCCGGCGGACTATTGCATTACGGGCAGGGCAAATGGTATCCCGGTGAATCCCTGCCGCGCTGGGCTTTGTCCTGTTACTGGCGCAAGGATGGCCGCCCCATCTGGCAGGATGACCGGCTGTTTGCTTTGGATGACAAATCGTACGGCCACTCGGCGACGGAAGCCCAGCACTTCATCGCCCACCTGGCAGGGGTACTGGAAGTGAAGTCGGATTACATCATGCCGGCGTATGAGGATGCCTGGTATTATCTATGGCGGGAGCGCCGGTTGCCTGCCAATGTGGACCCGTTAAAAGCGAATCTGGACGAACCGGAAGAGCGGGAGCGATTGGCCCGGATTTTCGGTCAGGGCCTGGGACACATTGTGGGCTACGCGCTGCCGCTGCAACGCTGTGAATATACGGATTCCGGCTGGCTCTCCGGCCCGTGGTTTTTGCGGCGCGAGCATCTTTTCCTGACGCCGGGCGACTCCGCCATGGGGTTGCGGTTGCCCTTGGATTCCATTCCCTGGGTTGCCGCCGAGGATCTTCCGTACGTGATTCCGACCGACCCGACGGTGAAACTGCCGCCGCTGCCATCCATCGAGGAAATGCGGGCGCGCTATCGCCAACCGGAAGCCGTCAGCCACACCCAGGCGTTCCTCCGAAACAATTCGCACGGACGCGAGCACGGCAATCCCATGCTGGACTTCGCCACCCGTCCGCCGGCGCAGCAACAATCTGCCCATTGGATTGTGCGCACCGCCTTATGCGTTGAACCGCGCGAAGGGCGACTCCACATTTTCATGCCGCCAGTCGACAATACGGAGACGTACCTGAACTTGATCAACGCCATCGAGCAGACCGCCTCAGAACTGCAACTGCCCGTGGTGATCGAAGGTGAAAAGCCGCCGCATGATCAGCGTTTGAACCTGCTTCGGGTCACGCCGGATCCGGGGGTCATCGAGGTGAACCTGCACCCGGCGCGCAGTTGGGATGAACTGGTTTTTAACACCACCACCCTCTACGAGGAAGCCCGGCAATCGCGCTTGGGTACGGAAAAATTCATGATGGATGGCCGGCACGTGGGCACGGGCGGCGGCAACCACATCATTCTGGGCGGCCAGACGCCGATCGACAGCCCCATCCTGCGCCGGCCAGATCTGTTGCGCAGTCTGCTAGGATACTGGCAGAACCATCCGTCGCTCTCGTATTTGTTCAGCGGATTATTCATCGGCCCCACCAGCCAGCATCCCCGGGTGGATGAGGCGCGCCACGATTCGCTCTATGAGCTGGAAGTCGCCTTCCAGCAGGTGCCGGAACACGGTGAGGTGCCGCCCTGGCTGGTGGACCGCCTATTTCGCAACCTGCTGATTGATGCCACCGGCAACACGCACCGCACGGAGTTCTGCATTGATAAGCTGTACTCGCCGGAGTCATCCACGGGCCGGCTCGGGCTGGTGGAACTGCGCTCCTATGAAATGCCGCCGCACGCCCGCATGAGCCTGGCGCAGCACCTGTTGCTGCGTTCGCTGGTCGCCTGGTTCTGGCGGGAACCCTACACCCGGCCGCTGGTGCGCTGGGGCACCCAGTTGCATGACCGCTTCATGCTGCCGCACTTCGTGGCGGAAGATTTTCAGGATATCACCGCCGACCTGCAACGCGCGGGTTACCCGCTGCAACGGGCTTGGTTTGATCCGCATTTTGAGTTTCGGTTTCCGCATTATGGCACGATCAACCGCCGGGGCGTTTCCCTGGAACTGCGCCAGGCGTTGGAGCCATGGCACGTGCTGGGGGAACAAGGCCAACCCGGCGGCACCGTTCGCTGCGTGGATTCCTCCCTCGAACGGCTGCAAATCAAAGTGCGCGGCATGACGGATTCCCGCCACGTGGTCGCCTGCAACGGCCGGCGCGTGCCGCTGCATCCCACCGGGACGGAGGGCGAATTTGTCGCCGGCATCCGTTTCCGTGCCTGGCAACCGCCCGAATGTTTGCAGCCCAACATCGGCGTGCATGCCCCGCTGGTCTTTGACTTGGTGGACACCTGGAATGACCGCTCTATTGGCGGCTGCACCTACCACGTGGCGCACCCGGCGGGACGGAATTACGTCCAACTGCCCGTCAACGCCTATGAGGCCGAGAGCCGCCGGCTGGCGCGCTTCTTCGCAATGGGACATACCCCCTCGACCATGAAATTGCCACCGGGCGAAGCCAACAAGCTGTTCCCCTTCACACTCGATCTGCGCCGGGAGAGCTAA
- a CDS encoding circularly permuted type 2 ATP-grasp protein, giving the protein MNDFTASTEPCAAECPVCHSGHSGVFDEMVESGGRLRPHWQKFDIWLNHLGHEELTVRWENARRIIREHGITYNVHGDPQGMSRPWELDLAPLIISASEWQQLESAILQRAVLFNHILADLYDFQWHLRDGFFPPALVYNNPAYLRPCHGMKVPRGMFMPFYAADLARSADGQWWVLADRTQSLLGAGYALENRTVLSRVIPEVLRDCGVRPLGAFFRAERDALRSLAPRNQDNPNIVLLSPGPHSAAYFEHAFLARHLGFPLVEGGDLTVRDSRVFIKTLEGLQPVDVIVRRVDDAFCDPLELRDDSFLGVSGLVQAARAGNVALANPLGSGLLESPAFMAFLPTLCRHVMGAELALPSVATWWCGQPRERAYVFERLDQLIIKPAFGSPSQKSFIPAEMSRRERAALEQALKARPHDFVAQELVRPSHAPVLVNQHCESRPVVMRIFAVAGPQEGQFVVLPGGLTRVPNSLNDDPVAMHQGGGSKDTWVLADAPLPLSSSPAVLTGAEVAEKTFSGLPSRVADNLFWLGRYTERLENLLRVLRSMANRLTAESSGETRTGQSCFARFLAGYHLVPTELAGNTPGHALTNEVLRLIYDPETPAGVKPLLQHIQTTAWIVRDRFSADTWRILARLQMDAKPRPGRLPLVNAQAQLDTLILGLAALSGMEMENMTRGHGWRFLDFGRRLERGVHLVRLLRAALAPELPLPPMLELLLAISDSSMTYRRRYYAEAQLPGVLHLLLSDETNPRSLAFQLEALRDHCANLPHETEHGTAGSELTRLAQLRSAIATVDFRPLAHARQEAMMAPLEALLTNWASQLSGVSDQLTHHYFSHTQSLSSSG; this is encoded by the coding sequence ATGAACGATTTTACCGCCAGTACCGAACCTTGCGCCGCGGAGTGCCCGGTGTGCCATTCCGGCCACTCCGGCGTGTTCGATGAAATGGTGGAGTCCGGCGGCCGCTTGCGTCCCCACTGGCAAAAGTTTGACATCTGGCTGAATCACCTGGGCCACGAGGAACTGACTGTGCGCTGGGAAAATGCCCGCCGCATTATCCGCGAGCACGGGATCACGTACAATGTTCATGGCGATCCGCAAGGCATGTCCCGCCCATGGGAACTGGATCTGGCTCCGCTAATCATCTCCGCTTCCGAATGGCAGCAACTGGAATCTGCGATCCTCCAGCGGGCGGTTCTGTTCAACCACATCCTGGCGGACCTGTACGACTTTCAGTGGCATCTGCGCGATGGTTTTTTCCCGCCGGCACTGGTGTACAATAATCCCGCGTATTTACGCCCCTGCCATGGCATGAAAGTGCCACGGGGTATGTTCATGCCCTTCTATGCGGCGGATCTCGCGCGTTCGGCGGATGGTCAGTGGTGGGTGCTGGCGGATCGCACCCAATCGCTGCTCGGGGCCGGCTACGCGCTGGAAAACCGGACCGTCCTGTCCCGGGTGATCCCGGAGGTCCTGCGGGATTGCGGGGTGCGTCCGCTAGGGGCGTTTTTCCGCGCCGAGCGGGATGCGCTGCGCAGCCTCGCGCCGCGCAACCAGGATAATCCCAACATCGTGTTGCTCAGTCCCGGTCCGCACAGCGCCGCCTATTTTGAACATGCGTTCCTCGCCCGGCACCTCGGGTTTCCGTTGGTGGAAGGGGGCGATCTGACGGTGCGCGACAGCCGGGTGTTCATCAAAACCCTCGAAGGGTTGCAACCGGTGGACGTGATCGTGCGCCGGGTGGATGACGCGTTCTGCGACCCACTCGAACTGCGCGACGACTCGTTCCTGGGGGTCTCCGGTCTGGTGCAGGCCGCGCGCGCGGGCAATGTGGCGCTGGCGAATCCCCTGGGCTCCGGCCTGCTGGAAAGCCCCGCGTTCATGGCCTTCTTGCCCACGCTCTGCCGCCATGTCATGGGGGCGGAACTGGCGTTGCCCTCGGTGGCCACCTGGTGGTGCGGTCAACCCCGGGAGCGCGCGTACGTGTTTGAACGGCTCGACCAGTTGATCATCAAACCCGCGTTTGGATCCCCCTCGCAAAAATCCTTCATCCCCGCCGAAATGAGCCGGCGGGAACGGGCCGCGCTGGAACAGGCTTTGAAGGCGCGCCCCCACGACTTTGTAGCCCAGGAACTGGTGCGCCCCTCGCACGCCCCGGTGCTGGTGAACCAGCATTGTGAATCCCGCCCGGTGGTGATGCGTATCTTTGCGGTGGCCGGCCCGCAAGAGGGGCAGTTTGTGGTGCTGCCCGGCGGCCTGACGCGGGTGCCGAATTCCTTGAACGATGATCCGGTGGCCATGCATCAAGGGGGCGGCAGCAAAGACACCTGGGTGCTGGCGGATGCTCCCCTGCCGTTGTCGTCCTCGCCGGCGGTGCTGACGGGCGCGGAAGTCGCGGAGAAAACCTTCAGCGGCCTGCCCAGCCGCGTGGCGGACAACCTCTTTTGGCTGGGGCGTTACACCGAACGTCTGGAAAACCTGCTGCGCGTACTGCGCAGTATGGCGAACCGGCTCACGGCGGAATCCTCGGGCGAAACGCGCACCGGCCAATCCTGCTTCGCACGGTTTCTGGCCGGTTATCATTTGGTCCCCACGGAACTGGCGGGCAACACGCCCGGCCACGCGCTGACCAATGAAGTCCTGCGCCTGATCTACGATCCCGAAACACCCGCCGGCGTGAAGCCGTTGCTGCAACACATCCAGACCACCGCCTGGATCGTGCGCGACCGGTTCTCCGCCGATACCTGGCGGATTCTCGCCCGGCTGCAAATGGACGCCAAGCCGCGCCCGGGCCGCCTGCCGCTGGTCAATGCGCAGGCGCAATTGGACACCCTCATTCTCGGCCTGGCCGCCCTCAGCGGCATGGAAATGGAAAACATGACGCGCGGCCACGGCTGGCGGTTCCTGGATTTTGGCCGCCGCCTCGAACGCGGCGTCCACCTCGTCCGCCTGCTGCGCGCCGCCCTCGCTCCCGAGCTGCCGCTGCCGCCCATGCTGGAATTGCTGCTGGCCATTTCCGACAGCTCCATGACGTATCGCCGCCGCTATTATGCCGAGGCCCAACTGCCCGGCGTCCTGCACCTGCTGCTTTCCGACGAAACCAATCCGCGCTCGCTGGCGTTCCAACTCGAAGCCCTGCGCGACCACTGCGCCAACCTCCCCCACGAGACGGAGCACGGCACGGCTGGTTCGGAACTCACGCGGCTGGCGCAGCTCCGCTCCGCCATTGCCACCGTGGATTTCCGCCCGCTCGCCCACGCCCGGCAGGAGGCCATGATGGCGCCCTTGGAAGCGTTGTTGACGAATTGGGCCAGCCAACTCTCCGGCGTCTCCGACCAGCTCACCCACCATTACTTCAGCCACACCCAATCGCTGAGCAGCTCCGGATGA
- a CDS encoding transglutaminase family protein, giving the protein MKQQLFEIKHVTTYRYEGAVALSHHLLRLTPRELNRQRCLSHFIELDPTPTVTATHTDYFGNRVTFITQESVHSEFTVIAQSTVAVGPASIPDPAETPPWETVRRLCNGDHTGRSLEATEFVYNSPLVQVHRGYADYAAASFTPNRPMLEAALDLTRRIHADFKFDAKATTVATPLQQVFQQRRGVCQDFAHIQIACFRAMGIPARYVSGYLETLPPVNQPRLIGADASHAWVAFFCPGLGWTDLDPTNNVLPSLRHITLGWGRDFSDVSPIRGVILGGGHHTLKVGVDVIPLDTISWSSG; this is encoded by the coding sequence ATGAAACAACAACTCTTCGAGATCAAGCACGTCACCACCTACCGTTACGAGGGCGCGGTGGCCCTGTCGCATCATCTCCTGCGCCTGACGCCGCGCGAACTCAACCGCCAGCGCTGCCTCTCCCACTTCATCGAACTCGATCCCACCCCCACCGTCACCGCCACGCATACCGATTACTTTGGCAACCGCGTCACCTTCATCACGCAGGAAAGCGTCCATAGCGAATTCACCGTCATCGCCCAAAGCACCGTCGCCGTGGGCCCGGCCTCCATCCCAGACCCGGCGGAAACCCCTCCGTGGGAAACCGTGCGCCGCCTCTGCAACGGCGACCATACCGGCCGCTCCCTGGAAGCCACCGAGTTCGTGTACAACTCGCCGCTGGTGCAGGTGCATCGCGGCTATGCGGACTATGCGGCGGCCTCCTTCACCCCGAACCGCCCGATGCTCGAAGCGGCGCTGGACCTGACCCGGCGCATTCATGCCGATTTCAAATTCGACGCCAAAGCCACCACCGTCGCCACCCCCCTCCAGCAAGTCTTCCAGCAGCGCCGGGGCGTCTGCCAGGACTTTGCCCACATCCAGATTGCCTGCTTCCGGGCCATGGGCATTCCCGCCCGCTACGTCAGCGGCTACCTGGAAACCCTGCCGCCGGTCAACCAACCGCGCCTCATCGGGGCGGATGCCTCCCACGCCTGGGTGGCCTTCTTCTGCCCCGGCCTTGGCTGGACGGATCTGGACCCCACCAACAACGTGCTGCCCAGCCTGCGCCACATCACCCTGGGCTGGGGCCGCGATTTCAGCGACGTGAGCCCCATCCGCGGCGTCATCCTTGGAGGCGGCCATCACACCCTCAAAGTGGGCGTGGACGTCATCCCGCTCGACACCATCTCCTGGTCGAGTGGGTGA